gggttggattaaattaCCTCTAAGGTTCCCATCAggtataaaattttttaaaataattgattgaataaaaataatattaaatatattgggGGGACTAGCCAAGGAGGCATAATCCTTAGGATTATTTCCCCTTCTTGGTGGGTTATACTGAGCTTTTGCAATGATTAGAGGTTAGTCTGTCCTAGGACTAAACATAGTCTGGGCCACATGTCTTCAAAGTAGAGCGGCCCCATAAGGAGAGAGTGTGAGTATTGCACCCGAGCCCCTTGGTCCCAATTATACTTCTTATTCTTAGATTGAAAGACATGTATAGAAGATGGAATCAAGGGCAGGTAATAGAAGAGGACTATAAATTGTTGCATGGCCCTGTAAAAAGAATGTCAGAAATGTTAAAACTGAATATGCCAAGATGTGAGCTTCTCAAaggcttttcctttctttgaatccccggCATTTAGCAGAAcccatagcacatagtaggtaattaaatACTCATTTACTTGACTTGTTGACATCAAAAAGGGTtgtggagttttttgtttttgttttttgcaacctgggggaaaaagagaagagaattttaaaaattttacaaattACGGCATATTAATGCAATGGAAAATTATAACATTGTAAAAAATTATGTAAGGGATATTTTCAGACATCTGAAAAATCTGTATGcgctgatgcagagtaaagtgagcagagacAGGATAGGTAGATACATAGCTACATAGATACatgatagagcatttattaaatattttctatgttacatgagggcagctaggtgacgcagctaggtgctgggcctggagtcaggaagactcatcttttgaAGAGTtctaatctggtctcagatacttattacctgtgtgaccctgggcaagtcacttaaccctgtttgcctcagttttctcatctgtaaaatgatctagagaaggaaatggcaaatcacttcagtatctttggcaagaaaatctcaaatggggtgacaaagagatggacatgactgaaaaataactcaacaacaaaaacattacactcactgtgctaaatattaggactataaatacaagcaaaacaaTATTCCCTACACTCAAAGAGCATGCCAtttaataggagaagacaacataaaaaaggGAACTGGAAAGCATGGGGTCAGGCTCCTGGCAAGGAGGTGGAAAGGTCCAAAGATAGGAGTTGATCTGAGAGAACAATGAGCACGGGTGTGAAGTGATGGTTCCAGTTATGTATTTACTAGTCAGAGGAGAGAGCTCAGAGGCAGAGGCATCTCCAAAGTGAGAAGATTATTGTCAAGGAGGTGGAAAAGCCCACAGAGTGGGGAGTGGAGGCAGAAGAGAAATAAGTATGAATGGCCTGTGCAATTCATGAAATGGTGGTTCTGGTCACTCAGTAATCGGAGAAGGCTCAGGGGTAGAGGCATGTCCAAGGTGAAAGTAAATTCTCCTTAACAGGGGTTGTCAATCTATCACTTTCCGGGCCCCTAGGCTTCTCTGTTGGTTTTCTTAGGCTGCTGAACCTTAGGGTACTGTCCTGGGCTACTgctttatgggaaaggaaaactCCAGGTGTAGAGCAATTTATgctacaacattgtaaagaaaaatgactttgaaagactagATAACTCAATAATTCAGTGACCAATTGTggttccagagaactgatgaagcaTGCCATTCACCTCCTGACACTGATGATGAACTCAATGTATAGAGTAAGATATAGTGTCAGACACAGCTAATATGGAGATTTGTTTTGCATGAATTTGCATATTTGGCATAAGGattttggttttcctttcattttggaagaggataCTTGGGTGAAGAAGGGGATTATCTATAAAGGTTactgactcttttttttaaagaagagaagaaagaaaagtggaTCTTTGAAGCCTTTTTAAATGTgtggaggaaaacagaaaagtcAATATGAAATAGAGAAGCAGAATATctttgaaaataacattttgaaTTTGTCatatttttggaggaagaaacatCTTGTACCTGGTATAGACAAAGCTGtatatgcaatcctctttttctgtattGTTTTATACATGGAAATGCTCATCTTACTTGGTGTTTGCTGTGTTcggagtaaaaaaaaagttttaaaaaaattccttgggGGAAagagttttcagttttgtttcttaTAATGTGGCAGATCctttaaagtgtttgtttttattaaattttggTTAAGCATTAAAGGTCATGATGCTCCTAGAAAATATGTCACTCTGGACTTGTGACAATCTAGTGAGGGCAAAACTATGAAACATTAGGCTGATCCAGACACAAGGCgtggtgttttgtttgtttttttttttttaaagaattatgacGTGAGAATTCTGTCCTGAAGGGGTGTTGGGGTAGAGAGGGATATTGGGTCAAAATCAAGCAAGAAGGAGTACAAAGAACATGAATAAGGAACAGGTGCCAAGGAGCTCCAGAAACAAGGAAGGTAATCACAGGAAGAATAAGGAATTCAGGTTGCTCCAGAGAAAATGTCAAGAGTAGAGAATGGAGAGGCAGCCAAGCTGAAATGTCAAATGCAAGGAAGTCATTTACAGAAGGACCCAAGATGTGGATTCTGGTATTGTCAGGGATGGCCAATTTGCATGCCAAGCATCTCACAGTGTACAGGCTGTTCTTCTGCTAAGGCACTGACCCCAGTACCTCTTCAATCTGTTGTACCTGGCAGTGGTGGAGCCTGGGCAGTATTCCTAGAAGCAATGCTTGGTATCACAATACAAATGCGGGAAAACTCATAATCTAGAAAAATTTAGACCAAAGAGTATTTGCACGACTGCTTTCTTAGACCCAGCTCTTGTAAAATTATCCTGTTTcccaatgaaaaaaagagcagcATTTAATGCTATCATTAAATGTTAGAAAATTGTGGGGTATAGGGAGGAAGCATGGAGGGGAAAGAGTAAAGTGAGgccattaaaaattttattttttcaaggcaatgatgtatagtggaaagaatattggctttGGAAGCAGGggactcagatgcttactacaGACGAGTCacaacctccttgggcctcagtcttctaATCTGAAAAGGGATGCGGTTAGATTCAATAGGCGCTAAGATCCACTCCAGATCTCTTGCTCACGATAGCTTTAAGATCCTATTCAAGAtaatgttttttccttttctgtaatttcATGGACATAAAGAACCTCAGATGAGGGAATCATCTagacctagagctgaaagggatcccaGGGTCTACCTTTCCTACCCttcaattttacagctgagaaaactgaggcccaggaagttaaatgactgccCCAAAGTAAGTAGcttgtcaaaggcaggatttgaaccccaaacCTCTTTTCACTTACGAAGCTGCCTCCCTTTGTCAATAAAGATCCACACCTATTCTGCACCTTTAAGTCTTGGATACCaagaacattgagaggttaagtaacttgaccagggcTACATGGACAGTAGGTAtccaaggtgggacttgaacctgatTTTCTGCTTGTGAGGTGAATTCTATTCACTCCACTAGGCTGCCACTCTTCAAAGTGGCACTTCACCTGAGTTGGCATCTATCCCTGAAGTAGACTGGAGAAGAACCAGGGAACCTAGCATTAAGCCTCTGaagtttaaaacttttaaaagtgcTTCTGTTTACTCCTAATCAAGTGtggttacaaaatactttttgaaaaatCTAAGTAACAATGTAAAAGTTAGATTGAGATGAACCCCCCGTGTCTTGAGACTGTTCAACAAGAGTGAGGGGACACCAATAAAAATTGACAAGGCACCATCCTCTGTTGAAAGATGGGAACTTCTACAGAGTTCTTGTAAACTGTTAATACCATTAAAGTTAGGGAAGGGGAATTGTTCATTAGCTTAAAAActcagaataaataaataacaaataagtaAGCACCAGGGCAAAGACAATATCAGTCTCATCTGTGTTTTGTAAACTTCTGCACGTGGAACTCAAACACTCTCAGCCTTCTTAGAATTGTGTCCGATTAAATGGCCTTTCATAGCTaggcttgaaaaaaataaaaacacatgtCCACGGATGAACATCAGCTTTTTTTGTACTTTTCAGTCAGGAAGCTTTGTAACATGCAGATGCTGGCTGGCTCATTTTGTTCTGTGGGAGAGAAATGACTAGATGATCCAAAATGGAATGAATAAACAACCTTTTAGCTGGTTTGTTTATGAAGCTACCCAGATGTTGCCAAATatggctttaaaaaaagatattgaagggGAAAATCAGAAAGTCAATTCAAATAGGCCACCTGAGGCCATTTGTTACaaccttttcattcattttcataatttttctcctTAAACCATAGGGGTGTTTCTAGCATTCTGTTTTTGGACAattataattattctttcttAGACTGATCTGGCCTATCTCCCTATAATCTCCACCAAGTGCTTAAGAGTTCTGAAGATCCTTTGGAGCTACATAAATTGAATCCCTCTTCTAGACCATAGACATAGTACCAAAActtaaaaatggaaggaaatttaaatatttaattctataaaaataatgatgataacaaaaaTTACTGTCAAAATTCAACCCATCAACCATGCCCTGAAAGGTGCAATAGCAAAATAGAGGCATGCCAGCCAGGGTAAGTGATACCAGATACAACAGGAGATTTATGTACCCTAAACACAGCTACAATGGCTATACAGATAAGAGAGGAATCTTGAAAAGCTGACCAAGGCTTTGAAGCACCACTGGTTGGGTTATCAGTCCCGTTTGTGTGGTATAAGTGCTCCTAGGAATCAAAGAAATACAAGTAGTACAGACTGGCCTCAAAACCGTGGAGGATAGTTAAACAATTGGTGCTCCCAGAAACACCACTCTAATGCTTTTATTGAACTATAAGAGcagttatttttattcatttatacaATACTCTGAAGAATAATgaatagaaagaaatgagagcaggATGGTGACTTGTCCCAAAATTGATAATTACTATCTCAATCTCActgaaaaaagatgaaatgatgatgacgatgatggtgatgatgatgatgattcctCAAAGTCCATGCCATGGGGGTGTGGAAGTGGGAGGGCAATGGCAAAGTAAGACAATCCCAGGCAATCTGATGTGAATTCATGAGCTGCTATGGAGACTGTGAAGGCATATAACTAACTATAACTAAAATTCaagatttccaaagtgctttataccTATTATCTTGATTGATCTGCATAACAATCTGACAAGGTAGGCATTACAGGTAGTATTAACCCCagtttataaataagaaaacaggctcagagaggttgtgatcaGCTCATAAATACATAGGTAGCATTCAccagagataggattcaaacacAAGTCTCTCCAATAGTTTTTCCATTATGCAATGCTGCCTTTTGTACACTCTAGTTGCCTTCTATATCCCTTAGGGTAGTATTGGTGCAAATACTTGTTGTTATTACTATATTTACACcattttaaatgttatataattGTTATTATAGGACTTTGAAAATTCATACTCCTTGGGAGAGCAGCTGAGGGATAATTTTCTTCACTAatctgttcctgccctcaaggagcttacattcttttatttttttttaaaaaagattgttaacctttggtttttatatcaccAGTTTTCAGATATAGCTTTCCCCTATTCCTAGCATTGATCctttcttgtaaaaatgaatgaatgaacacaaaTAAATGCAGTGGCTGGGCCTGGTATTACTTGCAACACTCTATCCCACAGTTTCCCATCTATCTGCCCAGAGGAGAAAGACGGGTTGTGGGATGAAGattcattattataattacttaAGGTTTGGCTTCTTCTTAATgtttattgtgtatattattcttttggttttgctccaCTTCACTTAAGGTTCTCCATATTTCTTAGAGTTTCTCACGCTTCTAATCACTtatacagtacaataatattccatgaagTCCATTTACCatagttgttcagccattccccaaatgataagtacccacttgtttccagttctttgctatcacaaaaaatgccATTGATATTTGGTAAATAGGGcagctttcttttttactttgaatTCATTGGAATATATTCCCAAGGGTATGAATAATTCAGCACTTTAATGAactttaattttattgtattctacagagttatatatatatacacacacacacatatacgtatacatgcacacacatatatacatatacatatatacatacatacatatatatgtgtatatatgtgtgtgtgtatatatgtatgtgtatatatatatatatatatatatatatatatatatatatatatcttgaggAGGCAGACAGCATGAACAACTAGagagtcaggaaaggtttcccatTGGAAAAAATCCGTGAACTGAAAtttgaaagaagttagggagCAAAATTAACAGAGAAAGCTTCTGTAACAATCTaggtcaggggtggagaacctgcagcctcgaggtaaCATGTGACTctccaggtcctcaagttcagccctttgactgaatccaaacttcacagaaaaaatccccttaataaaaggatttgttctgtaaaacttggatgcAGTCAAAAGGTcccactcaaggacctagaaggccatgtggagcctcaaggccataggtttccCACTCCTGATCTAGGCAATAGGTAACAAAAGCCAGATTTCTGCCCACACAGTTGCTGAGTGTGTGGATGAAGAAAAGGGAATGGATGCAAAAGAAGTTGGGGACACAGAAAAGGCAATGCTTGGCAACTAATTATATATAGGGTCAAGGGAAAGTAAAGAAAGAGGATGATTTGGAGAAGGCCAAGCAGGCAGTTGGTGAGACCTCAGGGTAGTAGAGATATAAGGGCTGGATATGTAAATCTGGGAGTCTTTTACATAGtgataataattgaacccatgggagatgAGATAATTGAAAGAGGACttcaagggagaagagaagaggacacagGAAGGGCAGGTAATGAGGATAAGTAAAAGAATGAAATTTAGGATCATATTTCAAAATGGGCTAAGATTGATGAGGAAAgttaagaataaagaaaaaaggagtgGGGGAGGATGACATTCCAATAATAAGTTACATACTGGGTCTTGGTTTCTATGAAGAGTTTGAACTCCGTGGCTTCCATGGTCCCTTCAGCTCCTTCTGATCTTAAGAGGAAAGGCACCATTTAtccaggaaacaaaacaaaacatttgatttaattttcacaagacttttCTCCAAAACTAAGAAAAACCAGCTCAAACTGCAGCTGGATTTAGTGAAAGGTATTAGGTAGGTTGATGTTCATTCAGCCTAGGCAGGAagaagccacttaacctctcagtttcctcatctttaaaatgattcgAGGTACCtcaaggcccttccagctcaacATCTACAAACTTAAGAAGAAAGGcaccactttttttcttttaaagatggtttgattttcacaagatttttctccaaagagaagaaaaaacatgaaattgTAGTTGGATTTAGTGAAAGGTACTGGATATATAACATGTCTATATAATATagacataatataataaataaaagtaccaGTTAGGATGCTGACCCAGGTGGCCAATGGGGCCTCCAAAATCATAGAGGGCTTGGAGGACTGAGCAGGCTGGAGTGTCCTCCCTGATCCACTTCGGggctgacccccccccccccccccccccccccccccccccccccccccccccccggggagCCGTTGCTTTAGAGCCCAGCCGAGGGTCCGGCCACGTGTCCCTTCCCCTTGGGGCGATCCCGGCCGGCGCCTCAGGATGAGTCTCCAGTGGATGGCCGTGGCCACCTTCTTCTACGCCGAGGTCCTGGCTGTGCTGCTCCTCTGCAGCCCCTTCATCTCCCCGCAGAAGTGGCAGAAGATCTTCAGCTCCCGCCTGGCGCTCGGGCTGGTGAGCCACGGGCGGCCCTTCTTCGGGATCCTGCTGCTTGTTCTGGTGCTGCTCTTCCTGGACGCCATGTGGGAGATCAGGAAGTTTGACAGCGTGGAGAAGGCGAGCCTGCTGGCCTGCCCCGCGGCCCTGGAGCACCACCAGACGAAGCTCTTCCGAGCGCAACGGAACATGCACGTCACGGGCTTCGCGCTGCTGCTGTCGCTGCTGCTGCGCCGCCTGGCCACCCTGCAGAAGCAGCAGGCCTCGCTGCAGGCCTCCCGGGAGGCCTTTCGGAGGCGGGCGCAAGGGGCCGACCAGCGCTACCTGGACGAGAGCGAGCGGCTGCTGCAGGAGGCCGAGGCCCGGGCGAGCCAGCGCGTAGCCGCCCAGGTGAGCGAGAACCAGGCCCTGCGGAAGGACCTCAGGAAGCTGACGCTGGAGCTGGAGGCTTGCCGCAGGAGCCTGGGGCTTGCCCAGGACGAGGCCCTGGGCCTGCGCCGGCGCTTCGAGAAGCACGACCGCCGCGGGGAGCAGCCGGAGGACGAGGCGGGCCCTGAAGACCCGAGGATGGAGTGAGGGCCCCGGGCCCGACCTCTCCCTTCCCAGGCCCAGCCCCCATCTCTAGCCCAGGCCTCTCCAGCCAGCTTCGGGGGCCTTCCTCTCTGGGTCAcgtggtgtgtgggtgtgtgctgGCTCCTTGCACCATCGAATCCTCATCTGGTATTCGGGTCCGTGCCTTCCCTTGCCCGCACACCTCCACTGACAACACAACTTCTCACACTCCCCCACCCTGCCATATTTTGGCCTTGCTCTTTTGCCTTGCAAATAAATTTTACCCTGCTTTGGCCACTGAGCACTCACCTATCCCTGTACATTTTGGTCCCATGCCAACTTTACCCTGAATTAAGAGGGCAATCCCAGTAATTAAGGGAGGGTTCTTTAGAGTGTCCAGGTTGCCCGTTTGCGAGTTTTCCCCTCTTGTGTTTtatcttattccctccccccacccccagtttacCATTATACCAAAGAACAGTGGGATGGAGTGGGGTATTGCTGTCTGAAGAGGACACCTTAAGTTTTAGTTATTTGTTTGAGCTCTTTGCCAGTTGGGTTTTGGTTTAGGGATTGGGGTGGTATTAgttgctctcctttttctctcgGGACAAGGAACCACCCCTCTCTGCTGTGTATATTGATGAACTAAGTCTAGGGTGGTCTCCTCCTGTGTATGCCGAACATCACTTAGAAAAGTAAAATTTGTCTGTCATAAAGAGGGGTTCAGAGAAAAGAAACGTAATAGATATGGGGTTATACCTCAAGTCAGCTTTCCAGCTGTAGGGGAAAAAAGGTGAttgatttaaaaaagcaaaacatttaaaGTGTGgagcttaaaattatttttgacatGCAAAACCAGCTAAGGCACAAAACTTCCAAGACAAACTGGAATGTTTAAGCTAAGTaccttaataaaattgaaactttaCAGCGTTGTTTGATTAGTCACTATCTGGATGTAATCacaatagaaggaattagaaaactATTATTTTGATTACTGAAGAATGTAATGGACTTGAGGGAACAcaagggaaaaggggggaaaggaataGGTTGTTTTGGGGCTTAAAGATATATCAAGAAAGCAAAAAGGGAAGGATAAAGAAGATGAAGATTGGTTTGTGTTTGTGAGTAAAAAGAGGAGTCCAATCTGTGGAACAAATTTCTTACCATAACAGGACAGTGGTTTTTGCTGTCAACTGGACCTGTGGGTGGCTGCAGCCAAACAGGGCAGACTAGatacaggagagtcaggaatcaaacagaagttcaATTTCAAAGTGAGAGAAACAGCTTGCAACCAAGGACATGTGTGCAGGAGCCCCACCCCAGTGGGGGGGACCTGCTTTAGTTCGGCCAAATCTCAATACTTTTATCAATGTCTTCAAAAGTGAGCTGtaagccctgacaatgaggggtaacagcaacaatgtgtgtgacaagtttgattcatagcagggcttcatgccCTGAACATTGagacatctatatctatctatctatctatctatctatctatctatctatctatctatctatctatagcagGTGCTTGTCttatgaaacaattctgggattttgctgtggctgagatcatctAGAGGGAgagcgcaaaggattgttgttatgccaggCTCAGGGCACAGTTTGCTTGctaggccttagctctggaaaacaggttgtgtctcctaatatcttgacatttcTTCGTTTTGGGAAAAGGGCGGGGGTCTGAAAGAACCCTTGCCCTTCTGGCCAATAAAAGAGAGGCAAGTATAAGCCAAGATGCCCTGAGAGGCCAGTTGGGCCAGGAGGAGCATTTTTATCCCAGGAAGTCAGTTCTTTGAGGTCCTATTCCCCTATTGGGGAAGTGTGTCCCTGGTCGTTGCTtgcagaaaagagagggaggccaagaatgtagagggagaaaatgccaACACGCTTGAATCAGGGCCCTGCTGGTTGGGCACATaacaaaagggaggaggaaaaggaaaagaaaaactagtTCAGTATACTCCGCCCTCGTCCGAAATCTTGGGCCAGCTGTCTCATCTGGATGTTGGCTGCTTCTGGGTATGTACTAGATGAACCTTGAGGTTCCTGGACAGTTCTGCTGTCCACTTAAGAACAAAGGCTTTCTTCAGATGATCCAGGAGTCCACTATACAAAAATTATaatctttgtatattgaaatgtttgttgataattgttaagtatacaataaaaattaaaaattgataaggtagattttaatatttcaatagtGAGATATAATTCAAACAAAACTATAAATAAGAATGAAGTTACAAACTTTACTATGTTATAACCAATGCCCTCTGGTCCATGTTGTATCTGATACCAGAATACACAGACCATGTATAAAAGAATAAACATACTAGGAGAAGGGGATCCTATGCTAGTTGAACTTTTAGTGCTTGAACTGGAGACACGAACTGCAGATTTTATTCAGGTGTCCCTATTTCAAATTCTTGTGATTAGTCTACATGGCAAGGAGAACAATTATAATCTTGGATTTTATTGTTAATAGGAGTTGGGATCACTGGGGCTTCAAATTAGTG
This Trichosurus vulpecula isolate mTriVul1 chromosome 2, mTriVul1.pri, whole genome shotgun sequence DNA region includes the following protein-coding sequences:
- the LOC118836087 gene encoding B-cell receptor-associated protein 31-like translates to MSLQWMAVATFFYAEVLAVLLLCSPFISPQKWQKIFSSRLALGLVSHGRPFFGILLLVLVLLFLDAMWEIRKFDSVEKASLLACPAALEHHQTKLFRAQRNMHVTGFALLLSLLLRRLATLQKQQASLQASREAFRRRAQGADQRYLDESERLLQEAEARASQRVAAQVSENQALRKDLRKLTLELEACRRSLGLAQDEALGLRRRFEKHDRRGEQPEDEAGPEDPRME